In Sciurus carolinensis chromosome 13, mSciCar1.2, whole genome shotgun sequence, a genomic segment contains:
- the Mrpl53 gene encoding LOW QUALITY PROTEIN: 39S ribosomal protein L53, mitochondrial (The sequence of the model RefSeq protein was modified relative to this genomic sequence to represent the inferred CDS: deleted 1 base in 1 codon), with amino-acid sequence MAAALARLGLRSVKQVRVQFCPFENNVESTRTFLQAVSSEKVRSTNLNCTVIADVRHDGSEPCVDVLFGDGHRLIMRGAHLTAQEMFIAFASHIQARNPAGSRDKPGAGTEH; translated from the exons ATGGCCGCGGCCTTGGCTCGGCTAGGACTGCGATCCGTGAAGCAGGTTCGGGTTCAGTTTTGCCCTTTCGAGAACAACGTGGAGTCGACGAG GACCTTCCTCCAAGCAGTGAGCAGCGAGAAGGTCCGCTCCACCAATCTCAATTGCACAGTTATTGCT GACGTGAGGCACGACGGTTCCGAGCCCTGCGTGGACGTGCTGTTCG GAGATGGGCATCGCCTGATAATGCGCGGCGCTCACCTCACCGCCCAGGAAATGTTCATCGCGTTCGCTTCCCACATCCAGGCCAGAAACCCAGCGGGAAGCCGGGACAAGCCAGGCGCTGGTACTGAGCACTGA